Below is a genomic region from Halobacterium sp. CBA1132.
GGTGTGGTCGTCCATCACGCTCGGGTTCGGCCCGGTGGGCCGTAATCCCGTCGGTGCGTCCGCCGCGATAGCCGCAACGACAACCCCTATGCGTCCGCGTCCGCTATGAGGTGACGATGCGAGTCGAACAGCTAGGCGACGGGGAGCCCGAACTGGCGGTCGTCGGCAGCGTCCACGGCGACGAGCCCTGTGGCGCCCGGGCCGTCGAACGCCTCCTCGACGCCGACCCCGACGTGCTCGAACCGGTGAAACTCGTCGTCGCGAACGAGCGCGCGCTCGAGGAGAACGTCCGCTACATCGACGCCGACCTCAATCGCTCGTTCGGCGAGGACGTCCCCGCGGACGCCCACGAGGTCGAACTCGCCCACCGCCTCGCCGACGAAATCCGGGGCTGTACAGTGCTCTCGTTGCACTCCACGCAGTCCCACGCCGACCCGTTCGCCATCACCGCGGGCTTCGACGGCGCGATTCCGGACATCGTCCCGCGACTCCCCATAGTCGCGACCGTCGACACGCAGGGCTTCGGCGAAGGTCGACTGTTCGCGTCGGACGCGGACATCATCGAAGCCGAAGCCGGCCTGCAGGGCACCGAGACGGCCGCGGAGAACGCGTTCCGCCTCGCCCGCGAGTTCCTCACCGCGGTCGGCGCGCTTCCCGGCAGCGCCGTCGAGCGAGAGATTCCGGTCTTCGAGATGGGCGAGTCGATTCCCAAACCGCCGGCCGACGAGTACGAGGTGTTCGTCGAGAACTTCGAGCGCGTCGAGCGCGGCGAGACGTTCGCT
It encodes:
- a CDS encoding succinylglutamate desuccinylase/aspartoacylase family protein → MRVEQLGDGEPELAVVGSVHGDEPCGARAVERLLDADPDVLEPVKLVVANERALEENVRYIDADLNRSFGEDVPADAHEVELAHRLADEIRGCTVLSLHSTQSHADPFAITAGFDGAIPDIVPRLPIVATVDTQGFGEGRLFASDADIIEAEAGLQGTETAAENAFRLAREFLTAVGALPGSAVEREIPVFEMGESIPKPPADEYEVFVENFERVERGETFAAADGHELVADDPFFPVLLSPYGYASQFGYRGQHRGTVGQSSDGANSTSVNSLSSAQ